Proteins co-encoded in one Xanthomonas campestris pv. badrii genomic window:
- the metK gene encoding methionine adenosyltransferase produces MSSYLFTSESVSEGHPDKIADQISDAVLDAILAQDKRARVACETMVKTGVAIVAGEVTTSAWIDLEALTRKVILDIGYNSSDVGFDGETCGVLNLIGKQSPDINQGVDRKKPEEQGAGDQGLMFGYATNETDSYMPAAIHLSHRLVEQQAKIRKKKNSALSWLRPDAKSQVTLRYEDGVATAIDAVVLSTQHDPGVKQKDLIEAVREEILKPVLPAKWLHKGTKFHINPTGKFVIGGPVGDCGLTGRKIIVDTYGGWARHGGGAFSGKDPSKVDRSAAYAARYVAKNVVAAGLADRCEVQVSYAIGVAEPTSISVTTFGTGKIADEQIEKLIRKHFDLRPFGIIQMLDLIHPMYQQTASYGHFGRKPKDFTYTDGAGAQHSATSFSWEKTDRADALRADAKLK; encoded by the coding sequence ATGTCCAGCTACCTGTTCACCTCCGAATCGGTCTCCGAAGGCCATCCGGACAAGATTGCCGACCAGATTTCCGACGCCGTCCTGGATGCCATCCTGGCCCAGGACAAGCGCGCCCGTGTGGCGTGCGAGACGATGGTCAAGACCGGCGTGGCGATCGTGGCCGGCGAAGTGACCACCAGCGCCTGGATCGACCTGGAAGCGCTGACCCGCAAGGTGATCCTGGACATCGGCTACAACAGCTCCGACGTCGGCTTCGACGGCGAGACCTGCGGCGTGCTCAACCTGATCGGCAAGCAGTCGCCGGACATCAACCAGGGCGTGGACCGCAAGAAGCCCGAAGAACAGGGCGCTGGCGACCAGGGCCTGATGTTCGGCTATGCCACCAACGAGACCGACAGCTACATGCCGGCGGCGATCCACCTGTCGCACCGCCTGGTCGAGCAGCAGGCCAAGATCCGCAAGAAGAAGAACTCGGCACTGTCCTGGCTGCGCCCGGATGCCAAGTCGCAGGTCACCCTGCGCTATGAAGACGGCGTGGCGACTGCGATCGACGCAGTGGTGCTGTCGACCCAGCACGATCCGGGCGTCAAGCAGAAGGACCTGATCGAAGCGGTGCGCGAGGAAATCCTCAAGCCGGTGCTGCCGGCCAAGTGGCTGCACAAGGGCACCAAGTTCCACATCAACCCGACCGGCAAGTTCGTGATCGGCGGCCCGGTGGGCGATTGCGGCCTGACCGGTCGCAAGATCATCGTCGACACCTACGGCGGCTGGGCCCGTCATGGCGGCGGCGCGTTCTCGGGCAAGGATCCGTCCAAGGTCGACCGTTCGGCAGCCTATGCTGCACGTTACGTTGCCAAGAACGTGGTGGCTGCGGGTCTGGCCGACCGTTGCGAAGTGCAGGTCTCCTACGCCATCGGCGTGGCCGAGCCGACCTCGATTTCGGTCACCACCTTCGGCACCGGCAAGATCGCCGACGAGCAGATCGAGAAGCTGATCCGCAAGCACTTCGACCTGCGTCCGTTCGGCATCATCCAGATGCTCGACCTGATCCACCCGATGTACCAGCAGACCGCGTCCTACGGTCACTTCGGCCGCAAGCCGAAGGACTTCACCTACACCGACGGTGCCGGCGCGCAGCATTCCGCCACCTCGTTCTCGTGGGAAAAGACCGAC
- a CDS encoding metal-dependent hydrolase, whose translation MDSLTQIVLGGAIAAAIAPPGQRRAALLAGAALGTLPDLDSLALLPLTDDPVTLMTVHRSVSHSLFVLPLLGWLIWWLFRRYGNGRVASAPTRWFWAIQLALITHPLLDAFTVYGTQLWWPLQPHPTMWSSVFIIDPAYTLWLLLACAIAWFARARPLAQRVLVIGLVASSAYLGWSLIAKHLVDRQADRALAAMGLAHAPRFSVPMPFNTLLWRVVAMTPSGYVIGERSLVADSGPMQFRGFSSNTQALGEVAGFDSVRRLTWFNRGFMRARLVDDDLMLSDLRMGLEPDYNFNFVVAHRDGGDWQPIVPRQVQAAYRAPVARDQIWAVLAQMWHRIWNAPSGKALTGDLEHDSAPASAPASASAPR comes from the coding sequence ATGGATTCCCTGACCCAGATCGTTCTTGGCGGCGCCATCGCTGCCGCCATCGCGCCGCCCGGACAGCGGCGTGCCGCCTTGCTCGCCGGCGCGGCACTGGGCACCTTGCCCGACCTCGATTCACTGGCCTTGCTGCCATTGACCGACGACCCGGTCACCCTGATGACGGTGCACCGCAGCGTCAGCCATTCGCTGTTCGTGTTGCCACTGCTGGGCTGGCTGATCTGGTGGCTGTTCCGCCGTTACGGCAATGGACGCGTGGCCAGCGCGCCCACGCGCTGGTTCTGGGCGATCCAGCTGGCGCTGATCACCCACCCGCTGCTGGACGCGTTCACCGTCTACGGCACCCAGCTGTGGTGGCCGCTGCAACCGCACCCGACCATGTGGTCCAGCGTCTTCATCATCGACCCGGCCTATACGCTGTGGCTGCTGCTGGCCTGCGCCATCGCCTGGTTCGCGCGCGCGCGCCCGCTGGCGCAGCGCGTGCTGGTGATCGGCCTGGTGGCCAGCTCCGCGTATCTGGGCTGGTCGCTGATCGCCAAGCATCTGGTCGATCGGCAGGCCGATCGCGCCCTGGCCGCCATGGGGCTGGCCCACGCGCCGCGTTTCTCGGTGCCGATGCCCTTCAATACGCTGCTCTGGCGCGTGGTGGCGATGACGCCCAGCGGCTATGTCATCGGCGAGCGCTCGCTGGTGGCCGATAGCGGCCCGATGCAGTTCCGCGGGTTTTCCAGCAACACCCAGGCGCTGGGCGAGGTGGCCGGGTTCGACTCGGTGCGCCGGCTGACCTGGTTCAATCGCGGCTTCATGCGCGCGCGGCTGGTGGACGACGACCTGATGCTCAGCGACCTGCGCATGGGCCTGGAGCCGGACTACAACTTCAACTTCGTGGTCGCCCACCGCGACGGCGGTGACTGGCAGCCGATCGTGCCGCGGCAGGTCCAGGCGGCCTACCGCGCCCCGGTGGCCCGCGACCAGATCTGGGCGGTGCTGGCGCAGATGTGGCACCGCATCTGGAACGCGCCCAGCGGCAAGGCGCTGACCGGCGATCTGGAACACGACAGCGCACCGGCAAGCGCACCAGCGTCGGCCTCGGCGCCTCGGTAG
- the dusB gene encoding tRNA dihydrouridine synthase DusB — protein MQIGPYSIAPKVILAPMAGVTDKPFRLLCKRLGAGLAVSEMTISDPRFWGTRKSLHRMDHAGEPDPISVQIAGTEPQQLAEAARYNVDHGAQLIDINMGCPAKKVCNAWAGSALMRDEALVARILRAVVQAVEVPVTLKIRTGWDCDHRNGPVIARIAQDCGIAALAVHGRTRDQHYTGTAEYTTIAQIKAALQIPVIANGDIDSPHKAAQVLRATGVDAVMIGRAAQGRPWIFGEVAHYLATGEALPPPSLAFVRDTLLGHLEALHAFYGQPQGVRIARKHLGWYAKDHPQSADFRAVVNRADTPEAQLALTRDYFDALIAGVPPALPNVA, from the coding sequence ATGCAGATCGGCCCTTACAGCATCGCCCCCAAGGTGATCCTCGCCCCGATGGCGGGCGTCACCGACAAGCCGTTCCGGCTGCTGTGCAAGCGGCTGGGCGCCGGGCTGGCGGTGTCGGAGATGACCATTTCCGATCCGCGCTTCTGGGGCACGCGCAAGTCGCTGCACCGCATGGACCACGCCGGCGAGCCGGACCCGATCAGCGTGCAGATCGCCGGCACCGAGCCGCAGCAGCTGGCCGAGGCGGCACGCTACAACGTCGACCACGGCGCGCAACTGATCGACATCAACATGGGCTGCCCGGCCAAGAAGGTGTGCAATGCCTGGGCCGGCTCGGCGCTGATGCGTGATGAAGCGCTGGTGGCGCGCATCCTGCGTGCGGTGGTGCAGGCGGTGGAAGTCCCGGTGACCTTGAAGATCCGCACCGGCTGGGATTGCGACCACCGCAATGGCCCGGTGATTGCACGCATTGCGCAGGACTGCGGCATCGCCGCGCTGGCGGTGCATGGGCGCACCCGCGACCAGCATTACACCGGCACCGCCGAATACACGACGATTGCGCAGATCAAGGCCGCGCTGCAGATTCCGGTGATCGCCAACGGCGATATCGATTCGCCGCACAAGGCCGCGCAGGTGCTGCGCGCCACCGGCGTGGATGCGGTGATGATCGGCCGTGCCGCGCAGGGGCGGCCATGGATCTTCGGCGAGGTGGCGCATTACCTGGCCACCGGCGAGGCGTTGCCGCCGCCGTCGCTGGCCTTCGTGCGCGACACCTTGCTCGGCCACCTGGAAGCGCTGCATGCGTTCTACGGACAGCCACAGGGCGTGCGCATCGCACGCAAGCACCTGGGCTGGTACGCCAAGGATCATCCGCAAAGCGCTGACTTCCGCGCGGTGGTCAACCGCGCCGACACGCCAGAGGCACAGCTGGCACTGACCCGCGATTACTTCGACGCCTTGATCGCCGGCGTGCCGCCAGCTCTGCCGAACGTCGCCTGA
- a CDS encoding ribokinase — protein sequence MSSVVVVGSFNVDHVWRCDVLPAPGATIAGRYSTGPGGKGFNQAVARAGARTHFLCALGDDAGGALARSLAAHDGFALIAEPSNEPTGTGGIYVDGHGRNTIVIGAGANSVLSAGFVENQRPLVASAQVLLAQLESPAETVEAALALAHECGVLTVLNAAPANAPTSIGLLKLSDVLTPNETEFAALLGRHVGERINADDVAALDGNTLHSLCRKLLPGGTVVVTLGAVGAFISHADEQLRGDTAAHYRVGAESAQTVDTTGAGDAFNGALVASLAQSPGASFITHVRFATRYAARSTEVEGAANSMPRLLPDVAV from the coding sequence ATGAGTTCGGTCGTCGTTGTCGGGTCTTTCAATGTCGATCACGTGTGGCGGTGCGACGTGCTGCCGGCGCCGGGTGCCACCATCGCCGGCCGCTACAGCACCGGCCCGGGTGGCAAGGGCTTCAACCAGGCGGTGGCGCGTGCCGGTGCCAGGACGCATTTCCTGTGCGCGCTGGGCGACGATGCCGGCGGCGCGCTGGCGCGTTCGCTGGCCGCCCATGACGGCTTTGCGCTGATCGCCGAACCGAGCAACGAGCCCACCGGCACCGGCGGCATCTACGTCGACGGCCACGGGCGCAACACCATCGTGATCGGTGCCGGCGCCAATTCGGTGCTGAGTGCGGGTTTCGTTGAAAACCAGCGCCCGCTGGTGGCATCGGCACAGGTGCTGCTGGCACAGCTGGAATCGCCGGCAGAGACCGTCGAAGCAGCGCTCGCGCTGGCGCACGAATGCGGCGTGCTGACCGTGCTCAACGCTGCGCCCGCCAACGCGCCGACCTCCATCGGCCTGCTCAAGCTGTCGGACGTGCTGACCCCGAACGAGACCGAGTTCGCCGCACTGCTCGGACGCCATGTCGGCGAGCGCATCAATGCCGACGATGTGGCCGCGCTGGACGGCAACACGCTGCACTCGCTGTGCCGCAAATTGCTGCCAGGCGGCACCGTGGTGGTGACGCTGGGCGCGGTGGGCGCCTTCATCTCGCATGCCGACGAGCAACTGCGCGGCGACACCGCGGCGCATTACCGGGTGGGCGCCGAAAGCGCGCAGACGGTGGACACCACCGGCGCCGGCGATGCCTTCAACGGCGCACTGGTGGCCTCGCTGGCGCAGTCGCCCGGCGCAAGCTTCATCACCCACGTACGCTTTGCCACCCGCTACGCGGCGCGCTCCACCGAAGTGGAAGGCGCTGCCAACTCCATGCCGCGGCTGCTGCCAGACGTGGCTGTGTAA
- a CDS encoding NupC/NupG family nucleoside CNT transporter, with protein sequence MVEGLGRIGFGLFGLAVLIGITWLFSTNRRAVDWKLVGTGLLLQISFAALVLLVPGGRDVFDSLGKGFVKVLSFVNEGSTFIFGNLMNIESYGFIFAFQVLPTIIFFSALMGVLYHLGVMQLVVRAMAWAITKVMRVSGAETTSVCASVFIGQTEAPLTVRPYIPKMTQSELLTMMIGGMAHIAGGVLAAYVGMLGGSDPAQQAFYAKHLLAASIMAAPATLVVAKLLVPETGTPLTRGTVKMEVEKTTSNIIDAAAAGAGDGLRLALNIGAMLLAFIALIALINAPLTWLGEVTGAAAALGRPTNLSTIFGYLLAPVAWVIGTPWADATTVGSLIGQKVVINEFVAYTELSQIVKGQVAGVSLSEEGRLIATYALCGFANFSSIAIQIGGIGGLAPERRHDLAKFGLRAVLGGSIATFMTATIAGVLSHFG encoded by the coding sequence ATGGTCGAAGGTTTGGGAAGGATCGGTTTCGGCCTGTTCGGTCTGGCGGTGCTCATCGGCATCACCTGGCTGTTTTCGACCAACCGCCGCGCAGTCGACTGGAAGCTGGTCGGCACCGGCCTGTTGCTGCAGATCTCGTTCGCCGCGCTGGTGCTGCTGGTGCCGGGCGGGCGCGACGTGTTCGACTCGCTGGGCAAGGGCTTCGTGAAGGTACTGAGCTTCGTCAATGAGGGCTCCACCTTCATTTTCGGCAACCTGATGAACATCGAAAGCTACGGCTTCATCTTCGCGTTCCAGGTGCTGCCCACCATCATCTTCTTCTCGGCGCTGATGGGCGTGCTCTACCACCTGGGGGTGATGCAGCTGGTGGTGCGTGCGATGGCCTGGGCGATCACCAAGGTGATGCGCGTGTCGGGGGCGGAAACCACCAGCGTCTGCGCCAGCGTGTTCATCGGCCAGACCGAGGCGCCACTGACGGTGCGCCCGTATATCCCCAAGATGACCCAATCCGAATTGCTGACGATGATGATCGGCGGCATGGCGCATATCGCCGGCGGCGTGCTGGCCGCCTACGTCGGCATGCTCGGCGGCAGCGACCCCGCGCAACAGGCGTTCTACGCCAAGCACCTGCTCGCCGCCAGCATCATGGCGGCGCCGGCCACCCTGGTGGTCGCCAAGCTGCTGGTGCCGGAAACCGGCACGCCGCTGACCCGCGGCACGGTCAAGATGGAAGTGGAAAAGACCACCAGCAACATCATCGATGCAGCCGCGGCCGGTGCCGGCGACGGCCTGCGCCTGGCGCTGAACATCGGCGCGATGCTGCTGGCCTTCATCGCGCTGATCGCGCTGATCAATGCACCGCTGACCTGGCTGGGCGAGGTGACCGGTGCGGCGGCGGCGCTGGGCCGGCCGACCAACCTGTCCACGATCTTCGGCTACCTGCTGGCCCCGGTGGCCTGGGTGATCGGCACGCCGTGGGCGGACGCGACCACGGTCGGCTCGCTGATCGGTCAGAAGGTGGTGATCAACGAATTCGTCGCCTACACCGAACTGTCGCAGATCGTGAAGGGCCAGGTTGCCGGCGTGAGCCTGAGCGAAGAAGGCCGCCTGATTGCCACCTATGCCCTGTGCGGCTTTGCCAACTTCAGCTCGATTGCGATCCAGATCGGCGGCATCGGCGGGCTGGCACCTGAACGTCGTCACGATCTGGCCAAGTTCGGCCTGCGGGCGGTGCTGGGCGGTTCGATCGCCACCTTCATGACCGCTACCATTGCCGGCGTGCTGTCGCACTTCGGCTGA
- a CDS encoding potassium channel beta subunit family protein, producing the protein MRYRRLGSTGLQLSAVSFGAWVTFGKQIGRSEARNLIAAAWDNGINFFDNAEVYARGRAEEVMGDVIADLRLPRDGYCVSSKVFFGAVDSPRPTQRGLSRKHVTDACHAALRRLRVEYLDLYFCHRPDPDTPIQETVRAMDALIRQGKVLYWGTSEWSADQVRTAIAIAGQEHLHAPSMEQPQYNLLHRQRLEHEYAPLCEAGLGTTIWSPLASGLLTGKYNAGVAADSRLGQPDNAWLQDDVLGTPESRRLERARAFCAVAAELGHAPAPLAIAWCLRNPHVSSVILGASRVAQLEQNLAALAVLDQVDAAGWAQVEAATR; encoded by the coding sequence ATGCGTTACCGTCGTCTGGGTTCCACCGGGCTGCAGCTGTCGGCCGTGTCGTTCGGGGCCTGGGTCACCTTTGGCAAGCAGATCGGCCGCAGCGAGGCGCGCAACCTGATCGCCGCGGCCTGGGACAACGGCATCAACTTCTTCGACAACGCCGAGGTCTATGCGCGCGGCCGGGCCGAGGAGGTCATGGGCGATGTGATCGCCGACCTGCGCCTGCCGCGCGACGGCTACTGCGTGTCCAGCAAGGTGTTCTTCGGTGCGGTGGACAGCCCGCGCCCGACCCAGCGCGGGCTCTCGCGCAAGCATGTCACCGATGCCTGCCATGCCGCGCTCAGGCGGCTGCGCGTGGAGTATCTGGATCTGTATTTCTGCCACCGGCCCGACCCTGATACGCCGATCCAGGAAACCGTGCGCGCCATGGACGCGCTGATCCGGCAGGGCAAGGTGCTGTACTGGGGCACGTCGGAATGGAGCGCCGACCAAGTGCGCACGGCGATCGCCATCGCCGGACAGGAGCATCTGCATGCGCCGTCGATGGAGCAGCCGCAATACAACCTGCTGCACCGCCAGCGGCTGGAACACGAGTATGCGCCGCTGTGCGAGGCCGGGCTGGGCACCACCATCTGGTCGCCGCTGGCCTCTGGGCTGTTGACCGGCAAGTACAACGCAGGGGTGGCCGCCGACAGCCGGCTGGGCCAGCCCGACAACGCCTGGCTGCAGGACGACGTGCTGGGCACGCCGGAATCCCGCCGTCTTGAACGCGCCCGCGCGTTCTGTGCAGTGGCCGCCGAGCTGGGCCACGCGCCGGCGCCGCTGGCGATCGCCTGGTGCCTGCGCAATCCGCACGTGTCCTCGGTGATCCTGGGCGCAAGCCGGGTGGCGCAGCTGGAACAAAACCTGGCCGCGCTCGCGGTGCTGGACCAGGTGGATGCAGCCGGCTGGGCGCAGGTGGAAGCGGCGACACGCTGA
- the hemP gene encoding hemin uptake protein HemP, with amino-acid sequence MVIICLANRLEIQIMTAHPVLLRSEPVNLRDRAVPRVVPAEDLITSEALLKGRREVLIQHGDRVYRLRHTSNDKLILTK; translated from the coding sequence ATGGTTATTATTTGTCTGGCCAACCGACTGGAGATCCAGATCATGACCGCTCATCCCGTGCTGCTTCGCTCCGAACCGGTCAACCTGCGCGACCGCGCCGTACCCCGCGTGGTACCTGCCGAAGACCTCATCACCAGCGAGGCCTTGCTCAAGGGGCGTCGCGAAGTGCTGATCCAGCATGGCGATCGCGTCTATCGCCTGCGCCACACCAGCAACGACAAGCTCATCCTGACCAAGTAA
- a CDS encoding TonB-dependent hemoglobin/transferrin/lactoferrin family receptor, which produces MIRLHPLVVALSLALPAAPLCAHAAESDADGDAAREVHDFDRLQVTATRTQRALVDVPATVDVIDREQLDNQLVRELKDLFRYTPGVSVTSTSGRFTGTNGIRIRGLDGNRVAILVDNVPVSDTFAFGSYLNANRNFVDLETLKRVEVVRGPASSLYGSDALGGVVAFVTKDPADYLREDKRSYVGLKFGYEGDWNGLFAGATGAFGGERWSGMVAVAHRQGQETQNQGDNRSRDATRTAANPQTVDGRSVLTKLVYAPSAQQRFKLTVEGNEDYGSIEALSSIDTRSPTPSLRVLSQQGRDHQTRARVSLRHELDALDAALADDLQWLLYRQDSESLQRTNELRGNATRRHNEHSFDQRVYGLLVNAHKVIATDALQHDITYGLDATWTDTRAKRDGYSLTLANGAISNRVGQDVFPVRDFPKSETTKLGLYAQDEIGLLDGRLSLTPGVRVDYFRLSPQMDDIFREDNPGVAVATIDQTQVSPKFGAVWRFSDTWSAYANYAHGFRAPPYNDVNIGFTNLQSRYTAIANPDLKAETSRGGEVGLRFNDAVGYLGLAVYYTDYRNFIESNAPAGTNADGFLVFQSRNVDDVVIKGAEARGGLDLGVLAGWQGWSLNSAVAYSEGDNRTDNTPLNSVDPLRGTLGLAFDGTQWGAELIGTFVARKRRPQLDSYYTPAGYATLDLMGHWEFAPGAKLTAGIFNLADRRYVDWNTLPNGTLASSTVVDRFTAAGRTASVSLAVSW; this is translated from the coding sequence ATGATTCGCCTGCATCCGCTGGTGGTCGCGCTGTCGCTCGCGCTACCCGCCGCCCCGTTGTGCGCCCACGCCGCAGAATCCGATGCCGACGGCGACGCCGCGCGGGAAGTGCACGACTTCGACCGTCTGCAGGTCACCGCCACGCGGACCCAGCGCGCGCTGGTGGATGTGCCGGCCACGGTGGATGTGATCGACCGCGAACAACTGGACAACCAGCTGGTGCGCGAGCTCAAGGACCTGTTCCGCTACACGCCGGGGGTGTCGGTGACCAGCACCAGCGGACGCTTCACCGGCACCAACGGCATCCGCATCCGCGGCCTGGATGGCAATCGCGTGGCAATCCTGGTGGACAACGTGCCGGTGTCGGACACCTTCGCGTTCGGCAGCTACCTCAATGCCAATCGCAACTTCGTCGACCTGGAAACGCTCAAGCGCGTGGAAGTGGTGCGCGGGCCGGCCAGTTCCTTGTACGGCTCCGATGCCCTGGGCGGTGTGGTGGCCTTCGTCACCAAGGATCCGGCCGATTATCTGCGCGAGGACAAGCGCAGCTACGTCGGCCTGAAGTTCGGCTACGAAGGAGACTGGAATGGCCTGTTCGCCGGCGCCACCGGCGCGTTTGGCGGCGAGCGCTGGAGCGGCATGGTGGCGGTGGCGCATCGCCAGGGCCAGGAAACGCAGAACCAGGGCGACAACCGCAGCCGCGATGCCACCCGCACCGCCGCCAACCCGCAGACCGTGGACGGCCGCAGCGTGCTGACCAAACTGGTCTATGCGCCGAGCGCGCAGCAGCGCTTCAAGCTCACCGTGGAAGGCAACGAGGACTACGGCAGCATCGAGGCCTTGAGCAGTATCGATACGCGCTCGCCGACACCGTCGCTGCGGGTGTTGTCGCAGCAGGGGCGCGATCATCAGACCCGTGCGCGGGTCTCGTTGCGGCACGAGCTGGATGCGCTGGACGCCGCGCTTGCCGACGACCTGCAATGGCTGCTGTATCGCCAGGACAGCGAAAGCCTGCAGCGCACCAACGAGCTGCGCGGCAACGCGACCCGCCGCCACAACGAACACAGCTTCGACCAGCGCGTGTACGGGCTGCTGGTCAATGCGCACAAGGTCATCGCCACCGATGCGCTGCAGCACGACATCACCTATGGGCTGGACGCTACCTGGACCGACACCCGCGCCAAGCGCGACGGCTATTCGCTGACGCTTGCCAACGGCGCGATCAGCAACCGGGTCGGCCAGGATGTGTTTCCCGTGCGCGATTTCCCCAAGAGCGAAACCACCAAGCTCGGCCTGTACGCGCAGGACGAGATCGGCCTGCTGGATGGAAGGCTGTCGCTGACGCCGGGCGTGCGCGTGGATTATTTCCGCCTGTCGCCGCAGATGGACGATATCTTCCGCGAAGACAATCCGGGCGTGGCGGTGGCAACCATCGACCAGACCCAGGTCTCGCCCAAGTTCGGTGCGGTGTGGCGCTTTTCCGATACCTGGTCGGCCTACGCCAATTACGCGCATGGCTTCCGCGCCCCGCCTTACAACGACGTCAATATCGGCTTCACCAATCTGCAGTCGCGCTACACCGCCATCGCCAACCCCGATCTGAAAGCGGAAACCAGCCGCGGTGGCGAAGTGGGGCTGCGCTTCAACGATGCGGTGGGGTATCTCGGCCTGGCCGTGTACTACACCGATTACCGCAACTTCATCGAGTCGAACGCGCCGGCCGGTACCAACGCCGATGGCTTCCTGGTGTTCCAGTCGCGCAATGTCGACGATGTGGTGATCAAGGGCGCCGAAGCGCGCGGCGGGCTCGATCTGGGCGTGCTGGCCGGCTGGCAGGGCTGGTCGTTGAACAGCGCGGTGGCGTATTCGGAAGGCGACAACCGCACCGACAACACGCCGCTCAACTCGGTGGATCCGCTGCGCGGCACGCTGGGCCTGGCCTTCGACGGCACGCAGTGGGGCGCCGAACTGATCGGCACCTTCGTCGCGCGCAAGCGTCGCCCGCAGCTGGACAGTTATTACACGCCGGCCGGCTACGCCACGCTGGACCTGATGGGGCATTGGGAGTTCGCGCCCGGCGCCAAGCTCACCGCCGGCATCTTCAACCTGGCCGACCGGCGTTATGTGGACTGGAATACGTTGCCCAACGGCACGCTTGCCAGCAGCACCGTGGTCGATCGCTTCACCGCAGCCGGGCGCACCGCCTCGGTCAGCCTGGCCGTGAGCTGGTAG
- a CDS encoding Hemin transport protein yields MPIVRPLPSSSTARATGRTLPRPSQLAALGTVLCMYRPALGHELDGWQHAVEAAACRQLDSDGVREGIWFFDAEGHCCWRLYLLPDSDFLDWDRLVSRLPPLSMDAQATGPGMGLGERLWRRLAGRMRGETWRLSALRLSAGSYRAPPLAASLTTVSALGAVVAARVAHDEGIEAQVAVDDCCCARAAALRSGPITAGSDPTAMTSALLRLRR; encoded by the coding sequence ATGCCCATCGTCCGCCCGCTGCCATCGTCGTCGACCGCGCGTGCCACCGGCCGCACGCTGCCACGCCCGTCGCAGCTGGCGGCCTTGGGCACGGTGCTCTGCATGTATCGCCCCGCACTCGGTCACGAACTCGATGGATGGCAGCATGCGGTCGAGGCAGCAGCCTGCCGCCAGCTCGATAGCGACGGTGTGCGCGAGGGCATCTGGTTCTTCGATGCCGAAGGACATTGCTGCTGGCGGCTCTACCTGTTGCCCGACAGCGATTTTCTGGACTGGGATCGGCTGGTGTCGCGGTTGCCGCCGTTGTCGATGGACGCCCAGGCAACCGGTCCGGGCATGGGCCTGGGTGAGCGCCTGTGGCGTCGCCTGGCCGGACGCATGCGTGGCGAAACCTGGCGACTGAGCGCGCTGCGCCTGAGCGCCGGTAGTTATCGCGCGCCGCCGCTGGCGGCCAGCCTGACCACCGTCTCAGCGCTGGGTGCGGTGGTGGCCGCGCGAGTGGCGCACGATGAAGGCATCGAGGCGCAGGTGGCGGTGGATGATTGCTGCTGCGCGCGTGCCGCGGCGCTGCGATCCGGCCCGATCACCGCCGGCAGCGACCCGACCGCCATGACCTCTGCCTTGTTGCGGCTACGCCGCTGA
- a CDS encoding DUF6607 family protein, producing the protein MSRLLPRCIAITLGLLPLADAAADPERDRQSILAMQGEYAVDFAFDETVLLKPGYERASAMRSGANEVVIVVEDSPRKLVLQHLLVDEKTRHVTKHWRQDWVYEAPQRFEFTADQTWQVRALPASATQGAWTQCVFEVSDAPRYCGTGRWDYADGHPTWSSDPSWRPLPRREYTKRSDYNALSVINRHTLTPSGWTHEQFNTKVLRKPDGSQEPIAREFGFNDYRKTTELDFAPAYAYWKGTQGYWAKVRARWARFLDTPPGLHLKTKPDGMAMIMPMFQQAERVQQGKRVKDAQIDAVFAQWVEPAN; encoded by the coding sequence ATGAGCCGATTGTTGCCACGCTGTATCGCCATCACCCTGGGCCTGTTGCCCCTGGCCGACGCCGCCGCCGATCCCGAACGGGATCGCCAGAGCATCCTGGCGATGCAGGGCGAATACGCGGTGGACTTCGCCTTCGACGAAACCGTGCTGCTCAAGCCCGGCTACGAGCGCGCCTCGGCGATGCGCAGTGGCGCCAACGAGGTGGTCATCGTGGTGGAGGATTCGCCACGCAAGCTGGTGTTGCAGCATCTGCTGGTCGACGAAAAGACCAGGCATGTGACCAAGCACTGGCGGCAGGACTGGGTGTACGAAGCACCGCAGCGTTTCGAATTCACCGCCGACCAGACCTGGCAGGTGCGTGCGCTGCCGGCATCGGCCACGCAGGGCGCATGGACGCAATGCGTCTTCGAGGTCAGCGATGCGCCGCGCTATTGCGGCACCGGCCGCTGGGACTACGCCGATGGCCATCCCACCTGGAGCAGCGATCCGAGCTGGCGCCCCCTGCCGCGCCGTGAGTACACCAAGCGCAGCGACTACAACGCGCTATCGGTGATCAACCGGCACACGCTCACGCCCAGCGGCTGGACGCACGAGCAGTTCAATACCAAGGTGCTGCGCAAGCCCGACGGCAGCCAGGAGCCCATCGCGCGCGAATTCGGGTTCAATGATTACCGCAAGACCACCGAGCTGGACTTTGCCCCCGCCTATGCGTACTGGAAGGGCACGCAGGGGTATTGGGCCAAGGTACGCGCACGCTGGGCCAGATTCCTGGACACCCCGCCTGGCCTGCATCTGAAGACCAAGCCCGACGGCATGGCGATGATCATGCCGATGTTCCAACAGGCCGAACGCGTGCAGCAGGGCAAGCGGGTCAAGGACGCGCAGATCGATGCGGTGTTTGCGCAGTGGGTGGAACCAGCGAACTAG